The Saccharothrix variisporea genome has a segment encoding these proteins:
- a CDS encoding acyl carrier protein, with protein MTTTTVLDELRSMLVQVLDQYGLDDVEITRETSFHDDLGLESIDLVTLGSLLVEHYGEHVNLAAFLAELDIDRVIALTVGDLVDFVIARVA; from the coding sequence ATGACCACGACCACCGTCCTGGACGAGCTGCGCTCGATGCTGGTCCAGGTGCTCGACCAGTACGGCCTCGACGACGTGGAGATCACCCGCGAGACGAGCTTCCACGACGACCTCGGCCTGGAGAGCATCGACCTGGTGACGCTGGGCTCGCTGCTGGTCGAGCACTACGGCGAGCACGTCAACCTGGCCGCCTTCCTCGCGGAGCTGGACATCGACCGGGTCATCGCGCTGACCGTGGGCGACCTGGTGGACTTCGTGATCGCGCGGGTGGCGTAG
- a CDS encoding aspartate/glutamate racemase family protein: MRTIGLIGGMSWESSAEYYRLLNEETRRRLGGHHCAPSLLLTVDFAEIEQLQRTGQWERAGVLLADAARTLENAGAELILLCTNTMHKVASTVSDAVRVPFLHIVDATAQRLTSRKVGLLGTRFTMEQDFYRDRMAEHGIEVVVPDEPDRTLVHDVIYQELTRNRVEPASRDRYREVMARLVARGAEAVILGCTEITLLVDQSDCTVPLVDSTRSHVEAAVDLALS, translated from the coding sequence ATGCGCACCATCGGCCTGATCGGCGGCATGAGCTGGGAGTCGTCGGCGGAGTACTACCGGCTGCTCAACGAGGAGACCCGGCGCCGGCTGGGCGGGCACCACTGCGCGCCGAGCCTGCTGCTGACCGTGGACTTCGCGGAGATCGAGCAGTTGCAGCGGACCGGCCAGTGGGAACGGGCGGGCGTGCTGCTGGCCGACGCCGCGCGGACGCTGGAGAACGCGGGCGCCGAGCTGATCTTGTTGTGCACCAACACCATGCACAAGGTCGCTTCGACCGTGTCGGACGCGGTCCGGGTGCCGTTCCTGCACATCGTGGACGCGACCGCGCAGCGCCTCACCAGCCGCAAGGTCGGCCTGCTGGGCACGCGGTTCACCATGGAGCAGGACTTCTACCGCGACCGCATGGCCGAGCACGGCATCGAGGTGGTCGTGCCCGACGAGCCGGACCGGACCCTGGTGCACGACGTGATCTACCAGGAACTGACCCGCAACCGCGTCGAACCGGCATCCCGCGACCGCTACCGCGAGGTCATGGCCCGACTAGTGGCACGCGGCGCGGAGGCGGTGATCCTCGGCTGCACGGAGATCACCCTGCTGGTCGACCAGTCGGACTGCACGGTGCCGCTGGTGGACTCCACCCGCAGCCACGTCGAAGCGGCCGTCGACCTGGCGCTGTCCTAG
- a CDS encoding glycosyltransferase: MSGFLFVVPPFVGHVNPVIGVADELRRRGHPVAWAGDERLLARLLPPDAAIHPCDPAPLPPRPESLRGFAAMRFLWEQVLVPLAVTMAPGVARAVGSAHPDVLVVDQQAFAGAFVAEREGLPWATAATTSAEFTDPLAGLPAVRGWLAEQVARVRSALGVPGVTDPRFSPHLVIGFTSGVLAGEVGEPVRLVGPVRGARSGLVHFPWDWLDPLCPLVFVSLGTVSTGSRFLRGCVEAMRARPWLQAVVVDRGGELRGDVPPPNVLVREEVPQLALLERASLVVCHAGHNTVCESLAQGVPLVVAPIRDDQPIVADQVVAAGAGVRLRFNRATAVHIGEAVDTVLREPSYWAGAERVRESFQRAGGARAAADHLESLLSA, from the coding sequence GTGAGCGGGTTCTTGTTCGTCGTGCCGCCGTTCGTCGGGCACGTCAACCCGGTGATCGGCGTGGCGGACGAGTTGCGCCGCCGCGGTCACCCGGTGGCGTGGGCCGGCGACGAGCGGCTGCTGGCGCGGCTGCTGCCGCCCGACGCGGCGATCCACCCGTGCGACCCGGCGCCGCTGCCGCCCCGGCCCGAGTCGCTGCGCGGGTTCGCCGCCATGCGGTTCCTGTGGGAGCAGGTGCTGGTGCCGCTGGCCGTGACGATGGCGCCGGGGGTCGCGCGAGCGGTGGGGTCGGCGCACCCGGACGTGCTCGTGGTGGACCAGCAAGCGTTTGCGGGCGCGTTCGTGGCCGAGCGGGAGGGGTTGCCGTGGGCGACGGCGGCGACGACGTCCGCCGAGTTCACCGACCCGCTGGCCGGGTTGCCCGCGGTGCGCGGGTGGCTGGCGGAGCAGGTGGCGCGGGTGCGTTCGGCGCTCGGCGTGCCGGGCGTGACCGATCCCCGGTTCTCGCCGCACCTGGTCATCGGGTTCACCAGCGGGGTGTTGGCCGGGGAGGTGGGGGAGCCGGTGCGCCTGGTCGGCCCGGTGCGGGGTGCGCGGTCGGGGCTGGTGCACTTCCCGTGGGACTGGCTGGACCCGTTGTGCCCCCTGGTGTTCGTCAGCCTCGGCACGGTCAGCACGGGGTCGCGGTTCCTGCGCGGGTGCGTCGAGGCCATGCGGGCGCGGCCGTGGCTGCAGGCCGTCGTGGTGGACCGCGGTGGGGAGTTGCGCGGGGACGTGCCGCCTCCCAATGTGTTGGTGCGGGAGGAAGTCCCGCAGCTGGCGTTGCTGGAGCGGGCGAGTCTCGTGGTGTGCCACGCCGGGCACAACACCGTGTGCGAGTCGCTGGCGCAGGGCGTGCCGCTGGTGGTCGCGCCGATCCGGGACGACCAGCCGATCGTCGCCGACCAGGTGGTCGCGGCCGGCGCGGGCGTCCGGTTGCGGTTCAACCGCGCCACGGCCGTGCACATCGGGGAGGCCGTGGACACCGTGCTGCGCGAGCCGTCCTACTGGGCCGGGGCCGAGCGGGTGCGGGAGTCGTTCCAACGGGCCGGCGGGGCTCGTGCGGCGGCCGACCACCTGGAGTCACTGCTGTCCGCGTGA
- a CDS encoding alpha/beta fold hydrolase, translated as MAILEVNGLRTHYQRMPAKNPVGEPPLVVCVHGLGYDSLASFYLTLAAPVSEAGIDVLTYDLRAHGRTERPATGYTLQDFVSDLTALLDALGVDRPVHLVGNSFGGTIAFSFAAAHPHRVRSIVSIEAEPATEPWAGKMGRTLTNVVDEMGKEENLRWLAETFGDHYAKLTRTAHGIIRSTSIVEEVPTGPLLTDLDLQGVRCPVLSIVGSEGFQQDDLTALQDALPNCRTVVIEGQNHSVLVERHRTVRELVLDWVAEHDGERRAS; from the coding sequence GTGGCCATCCTCGAGGTCAACGGGCTGCGCACGCACTACCAGCGGATGCCCGCGAAGAACCCGGTCGGCGAGCCGCCGCTGGTGGTGTGCGTGCACGGCCTGGGTTACGACAGCCTGGCCAGCTTCTACCTGACCCTGGCCGCGCCGGTGTCCGAGGCGGGCATCGACGTGCTGACCTACGACCTGCGCGCCCACGGCCGCACCGAGCGCCCCGCCACCGGGTACACGCTCCAGGACTTCGTGTCCGACCTGACCGCGCTGCTCGACGCGCTGGGCGTGGACCGGCCGGTGCACCTGGTGGGCAACAGCTTCGGCGGCACCATCGCGTTCAGCTTCGCCGCCGCCCACCCGCACCGGGTGCGCAGCATCGTGTCCATCGAGGCGGAGCCCGCGACCGAGCCGTGGGCGGGCAAGATGGGCCGCACGTTGACCAACGTCGTGGACGAGATGGGCAAGGAGGAGAACCTGCGGTGGTTGGCCGAGACCTTCGGCGACCACTACGCCAAGCTCACCCGCACCGCGCACGGCATCATCCGGTCCACCTCCATCGTGGAGGAGGTGCCGACCGGGCCGTTGCTGACCGACCTCGACCTCCAAGGCGTCCGGTGTCCCGTGCTGTCCATCGTGGGCAGTGAGGGGTTCCAGCAGGACGACCTGACCGCCTTGCAGGACGCGCTGCCGAACTGCCGCACGGTCGTCATCGAGGGCCAGAACCACTCGGTGCTGGTGGAACGGCACCGCACGGTCCGCGAGCTGGTGCTGGACTGGGTCGCCGAGCACGACGGGGAGCGCAGGGCGTCGTGA
- a CDS encoding S8 family serine peptidase, protein MTGDRVSVRDGRVSVVPGVGRQGVGFAVSTDVDGSTHVVPHDVLADLAADRLDPRLFDVGALIRDGYDDARTDRTPLIVTGDTARIAGGQDLASVRGVAVEAEKKTPFWPAGRTGKVWLDAPVRASLDRSVPQVGAPEAWQAGHTGAGTKVAVLDTGIDVTHPDLADAVVDSAVFAAGDNTDDRVGHGTHVAATITGSGRFQGVAPDAKLLNGKVLDDTGYGKESEVIAGMEWAVAAGADVVNLSLGSSRPSDGTDPLSQALNRLTAESGTLFVVSAGNSGPGESTVGSPGAADAALTVGAVDRDDALAEFSSRGPRLGDGVLKPDLTAPGVGIVAAKARNGTIGTPVDDGHVALSGTSMAAPHVAGAAAVLAGQHPDWTADRLKAALTGSAKPTSGVSAHHQGAGRLDVARASRQSTTASPSSLSLGTARWPHQDDAPITRTVTYTNDGTTPSTLRLSADVRGPGGTPAPAGMVTASPAEVTVPAGGRADVTITTTTSLAAPDGDYSGTVLAAGDGVELRTPLAVTKEVESYDVELTTTDHSGQPSPYSYYRFTDLDQPRHFRDFAADRTVQRLPKGRYFFHSPIITQLDGVWWSTNFAEPALVVDRDLRLPLDARQGRRNSVTVDRPNARPGETRSFVEIKTAWGGNTNAGDFGPDFERQLWVPSRTSLPGSARYWVMATLAQPDGAGGFVGSPYQYHVFWANDGSVPEDLHRTFADRDLARVDTVSAAQAPGKMGYRDYLAGGPLPLRVAEHYSPEIRWSRVFSQMRMAEGYRETTLFEAEPGQFEAGTRRTERWNSAVFGPALPKSGRPDGWAGRQGDVMVFDIPMFTDQSDNRYGYSDFTKARTALSKDGVHIGAADTDGSGLARVPADPGVYELTVDTARSGVSELSTEISAKWTFTSEHVPGDPVALPLSVVRFAPSLDDQNRARAGVPFAIPVYAQRNDGSSADGVVTTEVQVSYDDGKSWRPAHLARFGSRSLAFVHHPADAKFVSLRAKAHDQSGNTFEQTIIRAYGLK, encoded by the coding sequence GTGACCGGGGACCGGGTTTCCGTGCGGGACGGGCGGGTGTCCGTGGTGCCGGGGGTCGGGCGGCAGGGGGTCGGGTTCGCGGTGAGCACCGACGTCGACGGCAGCACGCACGTGGTTCCGCACGACGTCCTCGCCGACCTCGCCGCCGACCGGCTCGACCCCCGGCTGTTCGACGTCGGCGCGCTGATCCGCGACGGCTACGACGACGCCCGGACCGACCGGACGCCGCTGATCGTCACCGGGGACACCGCGCGGATCGCCGGTGGTCAGGACCTGGCCAGCGTGCGAGGGGTGGCGGTCGAGGCGGAGAAGAAGACGCCGTTCTGGCCGGCCGGCCGAACCGGCAAGGTGTGGCTGGACGCCCCTGTCCGGGCGAGCCTCGACCGGAGCGTGCCGCAGGTCGGGGCGCCGGAGGCGTGGCAGGCCGGGCACACCGGGGCGGGCACGAAGGTCGCCGTGCTGGACACCGGCATCGACGTCACCCATCCCGACCTCGCCGACGCCGTCGTGGACTCCGCGGTCTTCGCCGCCGGCGACAACACCGACGACCGCGTCGGGCACGGCACGCACGTCGCCGCGACCATCACCGGCTCAGGCCGCTTCCAGGGCGTCGCCCCGGACGCGAAACTGCTCAACGGCAAGGTGCTCGACGACACCGGCTACGGCAAGGAGTCCGAGGTCATCGCGGGCATGGAGTGGGCCGTCGCGGCGGGCGCGGACGTGGTCAACCTGAGCCTCGGGTCCTCGCGGCCCAGCGACGGCACCGACCCGCTCTCCCAGGCGCTCAACCGGCTCACCGCCGAGAGCGGCACGCTGTTCGTCGTGTCCGCGGGCAACAGCGGTCCGGGGGAGAGCACCGTCGGCAGCCCGGGCGCGGCGGACGCGGCGCTGACCGTCGGCGCGGTGGACCGCGACGACGCGCTCGCCGAGTTCTCCTCGCGCGGCCCGCGCCTCGGCGACGGCGTGCTCAAGCCCGACCTGACCGCGCCCGGCGTGGGCATCGTGGCGGCGAAGGCGCGCAACGGCACCATCGGCACCCCGGTCGACGACGGTCACGTCGCCCTGTCCGGCACGTCGATGGCCGCACCGCACGTGGCCGGCGCGGCAGCCGTCCTGGCCGGGCAGCACCCGGACTGGACGGCCGACCGGCTCAAGGCGGCCCTGACCGGCAGCGCCAAGCCCACCTCCGGCGTGAGCGCGCACCACCAGGGCGCCGGACGGCTCGACGTCGCCCGCGCGAGCCGCCAGTCCACCACGGCGAGCCCGAGCAGCCTCAGCCTCGGCACCGCCCGGTGGCCGCACCAGGACGACGCGCCGATCACCCGCACCGTCACCTACACCAACGACGGCACCACCCCGTCGACCCTGCGCCTCAGCGCGGACGTCCGCGGTCCTGGGGGCACCCCGGCCCCGGCGGGCATGGTCACCGCGTCACCGGCCGAGGTGACGGTCCCGGCGGGCGGCCGGGCGGACGTCACCATCACCACGACGACCTCGTTGGCCGCACCGGACGGCGACTACAGCGGCACCGTCCTCGCCGCCGGCGACGGCGTCGAACTGCGCACGCCGCTCGCGGTCACCAAGGAGGTCGAGAGCTACGACGTCGAGCTGACCACGACCGACCACAGTGGACAGCCGTCGCCGTACTCCTACTACCGTTTCACCGACCTCGACCAGCCGCGTCACTTCCGCGACTTCGCGGCGGACCGGACCGTCCAGCGGCTGCCCAAGGGCCGGTACTTCTTCCACTCCCCGATCATCACCCAGCTCGACGGGGTGTGGTGGAGCACCAACTTCGCCGAACCCGCGCTGGTCGTGGACCGGGACCTGCGCCTGCCCCTGGACGCCCGCCAGGGCCGGAGGAACTCCGTCACCGTCGACCGCCCGAACGCCCGGCCCGGCGAAACCCGATCGTTCGTCGAGATCAAGACCGCGTGGGGCGGCAACACCAACGCCGGCGACTTCGGCCCCGACTTCGAGCGGCAGCTGTGGGTGCCGTCGCGCACGTCGCTGCCCGGGTCGGCCCGGTACTGGGTGATGGCCACCCTCGCCCAACCCGACGGCGCGGGCGGGTTCGTGGGGAGCCCCTACCAGTACCACGTCTTCTGGGCGAACGACGGCAGCGTGCCGGAGGACCTGCACCGCACCTTCGCCGACCGCGACCTGGCCCGCGTCGACACCGTGAGCGCCGCCCAGGCCCCCGGCAAGATGGGCTACCGCGACTACCTGGCCGGCGGCCCGCTGCCACTGCGGGTCGCGGAGCACTACTCGCCGGAGATCCGGTGGTCGCGCGTGTTCTCGCAGATGAGGATGGCGGAGGGCTACCGCGAAACCACCCTGTTCGAGGCCGAGCCCGGGCAGTTCGAGGCGGGCACGCGGCGCACCGAACGCTGGAACAGCGCGGTCTTCGGCCCGGCGTTGCCGAAGTCGGGACGACCGGACGGGTGGGCGGGCCGCCAGGGTGACGTGATGGTGTTCGACATCCCCATGTTCACCGACCAGTCCGACAACCGCTACGGCTATTCGGACTTCACCAAGGCGCGGACCGCGCTGAGCAAGGACGGCGTGCACATCGGCGCCGCCGACACCGATGGCAGCGGCCTGGCCCGGGTGCCCGCCGACCCGGGCGTCTACGAGCTGACCGTGGACACGGCGAGGTCCGGGGTGTCGGAGCTGTCCACCGAGATCTCGGCGAAGTGGACCTTCACCTCCGAACACGTCCCCGGCGACCCGGTAGCCCTCCCGCTGTCGGTGGTCCGCTTCGCCCCTTCACTGGACGACCAGAACCGAGCCCGCGCGGGCGTGCCGTTCGCCATCCCGGTGTACGCGCAACGCAATGACGGGTCGTCGGCGGACGGGGTGGTGACCACGGAGGTCCAGGTGTCCTACGACGACGGCAAGTCCTGGCGCCCGGCACACCTGGCGCGGTTCGGCAGCCGCTCGCTGGCCTTCGTGCACCACCCGGCGGACGCGAAGTTCGTGTCCCTGCGAGCCAAGGCCCACGACCAGAGCGGCAACACCTTCGAGCAGACCATCATCCGTGCTTACGGGTTGAAGTAG